The following are encoded together in the Zonotrichia albicollis isolate bZonAlb1 chromosome 10, bZonAlb1.hap1, whole genome shotgun sequence genome:
- the OSGEPL1 gene encoding tRNA N6-adenosine threonylcarbamoyltransferase, mitochondrial isoform X1 has protein sequence MSSIAKSVLRSVKHGRAAWPRTGSAHSGKRRFHRLVLGIETSCDDTGAAVVDEAGCVLGEALHCQKEVHLQSGGIIPVVAQQLHRENIDRVVQEALSASGVSVAELAAVATTVKPGLALSLGVGLHYSQGLVSRHQTPFIPIHHMEAHALTIRLTHPLEFPFLVLLISGGHCLLAVAQGVSDFLLLGQSIDIAPGDMLDKVARRLSLRKHPECHSMAGGQAIEHLAQSGNQERLTFRLPMRQYRNCDFSFSGLQNIVNNAIVQKEKEEGIQEGEILSCVKDVAAAVQHAVAVHIIQRTYRAMLFCIKNSILPSKNATLVVSGGVASNQYIRKVLQNLADANDFALLCPPPRLCTDNGVMIAWNGIERLRAGLGVLHSIAGVRYEPRAPLGIDISKRVEEDSIKVPKLKEIRWLAS, from the exons ATGAGCAGCATTGCCAAAAGCGTTTTGCGGTCGGTGAAGCACGGCCGAGCTGCGTGGCCGAGGACCGGCTCTGCCCACTCTGGGAAGCGGCGTTTTCACAGGCTGGTTTTGGGAATAGAGACGAGCTGTGATGACACCGGCGCTGCTGTGGTGGATGAAGCTGGCTGTGTTCTGGGAGAAGCACTGCACTGTCAGAAGGAAGTTCATTTACA ATCGGGAGGAATAATTCCCGTGGTGGCACAGCAGCTTCACAGAGAAAACATCGACCGAGTGGTTCAAGAGGCCCTCAGTGCCAGCGGCGTTTCTGTGGCTGAGCTCGCGGCCGTGGCCACCACGGTGAAACCCgggctggctctgagcctgggcgTGGGGCTGCACTACAGCCAGGGCCTGGTCAGCAGGCACCAGACACCCTTCATCCCCATCCATCACATGGAGGCTCACGCACTCACCATCAGGCTCACACATCCCCTGGAATTTCCCTTCTTAGTTCTCCTCATCTCTGGAGGCCACTGTCTCTTGGCAGTAGCACAGGGAGTTTCAGATTTCCTCCTGCTTGGACAGTCCATCGACATCGCACCGGGTGACATGTTGGATAAG GTGGCACGAAGGCTGTCTCTAAGAAAGCACCCAGAGTGCCACAGCATGGCTGGGGGGCAGGCCATAGAGCACTTGGCTCAGAGTGGGAACCAGGAGCGGCTCACCTTCCGGCTGCCCATGCGGCAGTACCGCAACTGCGACTTCTCCTTCTCCGGACTGCAAAACATTGTCAATAACGCCATtgtgcagaaagaaaaagaagaag GTATTCAGGAAGGTGAGATCCTGTCCTGTGTTAAGGatgttgctgctgctgtacaGCACGCAGTGGCTGTTCATATTATCCAGAGGACGTATCGAGCCATGCTCTTCTGCATCAAAAACAGCATATTGCCATCAAAAAATGCCACTTTG GTTGTATCAGGAGGAGTTGCAAGTAATCAGTATATCCGAAAAGTTCTACAGAATCTGGCAGATGCAAATGATTTTGCTTTGCTGTGTCCTCCTCCAAGACTCTGCACTGATAATGGTGTTATGATTGCATG GAATGGCATTGAAAGGCTccgtgcagggctgggggtcctTCACAGCATTGCTGGCGTCCGCTACGAGCCAAG agctCCCCTGGGAATTGATATTTCAAAAAGAGTTGAAGAAGATTCCATCAAGGTCCCAAAATTAAAAGAGATACGATGGTTGGCATCTTAA
- the ASNSD1 gene encoding asparagine synthetase domain-containing protein 1: protein MCGICCVVTLCSQRAIHDFLSEDILCHLRRRGPDSSQELIKTVSDLSYQCLFSGHVLHMRGLVTPQPLEDASNNVFLWNGEIFSGVHVGNLENDTEVVFHHLASCSSEMDILSLFSSLQGPWAFIYYEAGSHSLWFGRDYFGRRSLLWQFSNEVDRAFCLSSVSGCSESGSQWQEVPASGIFKIDLKACAATKSLSLTWFPWKYSCREKAVEETCINVLDQVSKDLPNHVHLVLNESKLCLRAPVIPLNKTVSKASGACPSSNFSNINGVVSVETLQEFLAEEHKKNLACQFIDVLNEAVKRRVLCLCRDPDQITREVPSMSHKRAHIAVLFSGGIDSMVLAALADKHVPLEEPIDLLNVAFMMKEQAKHRGTTKRQTGHEVQLHLLCTQESSQDAAADTGTHSSCFDVPDRITGRAGLKELEAINPSRTWNFVEINVTLEELKKMRKERINYLIYPLDTVLDDSIGCAIWFASRGEGFISNQGELKPYKSPAKVVLTGIGADEQLAGYSRHRVCFTKDGLEGLNKELEMELGRISFRNLGRDDRIIGDHGKEARFPFLDEDVVSFLSSLPVSEKADLTLPRGIGEKLILRLAAKELGLTASAVLPKRAVQFGSRIAKLESNSEKASDTCSRLKLPSVDEL, encoded by the exons ATGTGTGGCATTTGCTGTGTTGTTACCTTGTGCAGCCAGCGTGCGATCCATGATTTCCTCAGTGAAGACATCCTCTGCCATCTAAGAAGAAGAGGCCCAGACAGTAGCCAAGAGTTGATAAAAACTGTGTCTGATCTCTCTTATCAATGTCTGTTTTCAGGCCATGTACTTCACATGAGGGGACTGGTGACTCCTCAGCCTCTGGAAGATGCCAGTAACAATGTTTTTCTTTGGAATGGAGAAATTTTCAGTGGAGTGCATGTAGGAAATCTAGAGAATGACACTGAAGTAGTGTTTCATCATCTGGCTTCATGCAGCAGTGAAATGGACATTCTGTCACTCTTCTCATCACTTCAGGGTCCCTGGGCTTTTATTTATTATGAAGCAGGCAGCCACAGTTTATGGTTTGGCAGGGATTACTTTGGCCGTCGTAGTTTGCTTTGGCAGTTCAGTAATGAGGTTGACAGAGCTTTCTGTCTCTCATCTGTAAGTGGTTGTTCTGAATCAGGCAGCCAATGGCAAGAAGTCCCGGCATCTGGAATTTTCAAAATTGATCTCAAAGCTTGTGCAGCAACTAAATCTCTGTCTTTAACATGGTTTCCATGGAAGTacagctgcagagagaaagCAGTAGAAGAAACATGCATTAATGTTCTTGACCAAGTGTCAAAAGACTTACCAAACCATGTACATCTCGTGCTGAACGAATCAAAGCTGTGTCTTAGAGCACCAGTCATCCCTTTAAATAAAACAGTTTCTAAAGCTTCAGGTGCATGTCCAAGCTCTAATTTTAGCAATATTAACGGTGTGGTTTCTGTAGAAACCCTTCAAGAATTTCTTGCAGAGGAACACAAGAAAAACTTAGCCTGTCAGTTTATTGATGTTTTAAATGAAGCAGTCAAGAGACGAGTCCTGTGTCTCTGTAGAGATCCAGATCAGATAACAAGAGAAGTTCCAAGCATGTCTCATAAGAGAGCACATATTGCAGTGCTCTTTTCTGGTGGCATTGACTCTATGGTTCTTGCAGCCCTGGCTGATAAACATGTGCCTTTGGAAGAGCCAATTGATCTTCTTAATGTAGCTTTCATGATGAAAGAGCAAGCTAAGCACAGGGGAACCACTAAAAGACAAACTGGCCATGAAGTACAGCTTCATTTGCTTTGTACTCAAGAAAGCTCTCaagatgctgctgctgacacTGGTACTCATTCATCCTGCTTTGATGTTCCTGACAGAATCACTGGTAGGGCAGGACTGAAGGAATTAGAAGCCATTAACCCTTCAAGAACCTGGAACTTTGTGGAAATTAATGTTACGTTAGAGGAattgaaaaaaatgagaaaagagcGTATTAATTACTTAATCTATCCACTGGATACAGTCTTGGATGACAGTATTGGCTGTGCAATTTGGTTTGCTTCCAGAGGAGAGGGCTTCATTAGTAACCAAGGAGAACTAAAACCATATAAAAGTCCTGCAAAg GTTGTGCTTACAGGAATTGGAGCAGATGAGCAGCTTGCTGGGTACTCTCGACATCGTGTTTGCTTCACCAAAGATGGCTTAGAGGGTCTTAATAAAGAACTTGAAATGGAGTTAGGGCGCATTTCTTTTCGAAATCTGGGCAGAGATGACAGGATCATCGGTGATCATGGAAAAGAAGCCAG GTTTCCTTTTCTTGATGAAGATGTTGTCTCATTCCTCAGTTCTCTGCCCGTCTCAGAAAAAGCTGATTTGACTTTACCTCGAGGAATTGGCGAGAAGCTGATTCTGCGCCTTGCAGCCAAGGAGCTGGGCCTGACAGCCTCAGCTGTTTTGCCAAAAAGGGCAGTACAGTTTGGATCTCGGATTGCAAAACTGGAGAGCAACAGTGAAAAAGCATCTGACACGTGCAGCAGGTTGAAGTTACCTTCAGTAGATGAATTATAG
- the OSGEPL1 gene encoding tRNA N6-adenosine threonylcarbamoyltransferase, mitochondrial isoform X2, with protein sequence MSSIAKSVLRSVKHGRAAWPRTGSAHSGKRRFHRLVLGIETSCDDTGAAVVDEAGCVLGEALHCQKEVHLQSGGIIPVVAQQLHRENIDRVVQEALSASGVSVAELAAVATTVKPGLALSLGVGLHYSQGLVSRHQTPFIPIHHMEAHALTIRLTHPLEFPFLVLLISGGHCLLAVAQGVSDFLLLGQSIDIAPGDMLDKVARRLSLRKHPECHSMAGGQAIEHLAQSGNQERLTFRLPMRQYRNCDFSFSGLQNIVNNAIVQKEKEEGIQEGEILSCVKDVAAAVQHAVAVHIIQRTYRAMLFCIKNSILPSKNATLVVSGGVASNQYIRKVLQNLADANDFALLCPPPRLCTDNGVMIAW encoded by the exons ATGAGCAGCATTGCCAAAAGCGTTTTGCGGTCGGTGAAGCACGGCCGAGCTGCGTGGCCGAGGACCGGCTCTGCCCACTCTGGGAAGCGGCGTTTTCACAGGCTGGTTTTGGGAATAGAGACGAGCTGTGATGACACCGGCGCTGCTGTGGTGGATGAAGCTGGCTGTGTTCTGGGAGAAGCACTGCACTGTCAGAAGGAAGTTCATTTACA ATCGGGAGGAATAATTCCCGTGGTGGCACAGCAGCTTCACAGAGAAAACATCGACCGAGTGGTTCAAGAGGCCCTCAGTGCCAGCGGCGTTTCTGTGGCTGAGCTCGCGGCCGTGGCCACCACGGTGAAACCCgggctggctctgagcctgggcgTGGGGCTGCACTACAGCCAGGGCCTGGTCAGCAGGCACCAGACACCCTTCATCCCCATCCATCACATGGAGGCTCACGCACTCACCATCAGGCTCACACATCCCCTGGAATTTCCCTTCTTAGTTCTCCTCATCTCTGGAGGCCACTGTCTCTTGGCAGTAGCACAGGGAGTTTCAGATTTCCTCCTGCTTGGACAGTCCATCGACATCGCACCGGGTGACATGTTGGATAAG GTGGCACGAAGGCTGTCTCTAAGAAAGCACCCAGAGTGCCACAGCATGGCTGGGGGGCAGGCCATAGAGCACTTGGCTCAGAGTGGGAACCAGGAGCGGCTCACCTTCCGGCTGCCCATGCGGCAGTACCGCAACTGCGACTTCTCCTTCTCCGGACTGCAAAACATTGTCAATAACGCCATtgtgcagaaagaaaaagaagaag GTATTCAGGAAGGTGAGATCCTGTCCTGTGTTAAGGatgttgctgctgctgtacaGCACGCAGTGGCTGTTCATATTATCCAGAGGACGTATCGAGCCATGCTCTTCTGCATCAAAAACAGCATATTGCCATCAAAAAATGCCACTTTG GTTGTATCAGGAGGAGTTGCAAGTAATCAGTATATCCGAAAAGTTCTACAGAATCTGGCAGATGCAAATGATTTTGCTTTGCTGTGTCCTCCTCCAAGACTCTGCACTGATAATGGTGTTATGATTGCATGGTAA
- the ORMDL1 gene encoding ORM1-like protein 1 has product MNVGVAHSEVNPNTRVMNSRGMWLTYALGVGMLHIVLLSIPFFSVPVAWTLTNVIHNLGMYVFLHAVKGTPFETPDQGKARLLTHWEQLDYGVQFTSSRKFFTISPIILYFLTSFYTKYDPTHFILNTASLLTVLIPKLPQLHGVRLFGINKY; this is encoded by the exons ATGAACGTAGGAGTTGCCCACAGCGAGGTGAATCCCAACACTCGGGTGATGAACAGCCGTGGAATGTGGCTGACATACGCGCTGGGAGTCGGCATGCTGCACATTGTCCTGCTCAGCATTCCCTTCTTTAGTGTCCCTGTCGCCTGGACTTTAACTAATGTCATTCACAACCTG gGAATGTATGTGTTTTTGCATGCAGTAAAGGGAACTCCTTTTGAAACACCTGATCAGGGCAAAGCTAGGCTACTAACacactgggagcaactggaTTATGGAGTACAATTCACATCTTCAAGGAAGTTCTTCACAATCTCTCCTATAATTCT GTACTTCCTGACGAGTTTCTATACAAAGTATGATCCCACACACTTCATCCTCAACACAGCCTCTCTCCTGACCGTGCTTATCCCCAAGCTGCCACAGTTGCATGGGGTTCGACTCTTTGGCATCAATAAATACTGA
- the ASDURF gene encoding ASDURF protein — MSGRPPRQEDGDSAALRHKEELSRRIKEQKVVVDELSNLKKNRKVYKQQPNSNIFFLADRTEMLSQSKNTLDELKKAHQELENSEKAKIKK; from the exons ATGTCGGGCCGGCCGCCGCGGCAGGAGGATGGGGACAGCGCGGCGCTGCGCCACAAGGAGGAGCTGAGCCGAAGG ATTAAAGAGCAGAAGGTTGTAGTCGATGAGCTTTCTAATTTGAAGAAGAACCGG AAAGTTTATAAGCAGCAACCCAACAGCAACATATTCTTCCTTGCAGACCGGACAGAAATGCTGTCTCAGTCCAAAA ACACATTAGATGAATTAAAGAAGGCACATCAGGAGCTGGAAAATTCAGAAAAGGCTAAAATCAAGAAGTAG